One Longimicrobiales bacterium DNA window includes the following coding sequences:
- a CDS encoding amidohydrolase family protein, which yields MKTTLSALSLSLVLAVGASAQQASRTAPIEGIRDNGTGYHVLVGARAVTSPGQSIDNATIVIRNGMIQSVERGGAAPAGARVWDLEGHTVYAGFIDSHADLGMDQVPEGGDVGPTHWNPQVRAWFSTTANLQDDEDRRQALRSQGFGTALVVPKQGIFRGTASVVNLGDTGVRDRILRPDVAQSIGFQRSFELGGRYPNSAMGTIALMKQTFMDADWYMRAWGAYEASGRAFLPPETSAALEALESAVQGQQPVIFETRSEEEYLRGQILAEDFGLDAWYRGNGQEYRIIDVLGENTEPLFVPLDFPDAPDVDNPEAAMNASLAELRHWYLAPTNAGQLADAGIDFAITSDGLTSVGDFLPNLRTAVARGLSPDDALAAITTTPARYLGIEGTHGTIAAGNVANLVVAEGDLFTQEVDVRDVWVHGTVYGVTRAAQIDPRGTWVIQSEDQWGFSAQLTLEGTMNRLSGYIDVAPGANVDEGVRVQIASASVVSETGRLEVTFDGEELGYEGTALLAGSVSGEDFYGWTSLPNGANPSFQGERTAAFDGADVGTVASDVPDIDLPFIRPMMEYGVSSLPDLPSAVIVRNATVWTQGPQGKMENADVLIRDGLIAEVGMDLNAPGGAVQIDGTGKHVTPGMIDPHIHSGVSAVNETGATIVPEVYMGDVITHNNISMYRQLAGGLTTAMIKHGSANPIGGENVIVKMRWGGLPEELKLEGATRTVKFALGENPKRCCFEGRYPDTRMGTQEIIRDHFLAARDYEREWQAWETNGEGLPPRRDLRMEAILDILGQELLISSHGYRADGYLALIRLAEEFGFRVQTLQHAIEAYKLAPELAEAGVAAAVWSDWGGFKMEAYDASKYNARILMEAGVTVSLHSDNGQIASRMNWEAGKLLRTGLTEEQAMTTVTINAAKVLAIDERTGSLEAGKDADFVVWSGNPLSQFTKAEQTWIDGRRYFSLEEDAALRVQVQSERQQLIQAILAAGGGGNRGTNGGGN from the coding sequence GTGAAAACCACACTCTCGGCGCTGAGCTTGAGCCTCGTCCTAGCAGTTGGAGCGAGCGCACAGCAGGCCAGCCGCACCGCGCCCATCGAGGGCATACGCGACAACGGAACGGGGTACCACGTGCTGGTAGGCGCGCGCGCGGTGACCTCACCCGGCCAATCGATCGACAACGCGACCATCGTCATCCGGAATGGCATGATCCAGTCCGTCGAACGCGGCGGCGCCGCTCCGGCGGGGGCGCGTGTCTGGGACTTGGAAGGCCACACGGTCTACGCAGGCTTCATCGATTCCCACGCCGATCTTGGCATGGATCAGGTCCCGGAAGGCGGGGACGTCGGGCCCACGCACTGGAATCCTCAGGTACGCGCGTGGTTCAGCACCACCGCCAACCTCCAGGACGACGAAGATCGCAGGCAGGCTTTGCGCTCCCAGGGTTTCGGGACGGCATTGGTCGTGCCGAAGCAAGGCATCTTCCGGGGCACGGCCTCTGTCGTGAACCTGGGCGACACCGGAGTCCGCGACCGCATTTTACGACCTGACGTCGCTCAGTCGATCGGGTTCCAGCGGTCCTTTGAACTCGGCGGCCGGTACCCGAACTCGGCGATGGGCACGATCGCGCTCATGAAGCAGACCTTCATGGATGCCGATTGGTACATGCGTGCTTGGGGAGCCTACGAGGCCAGTGGCCGCGCTTTCCTGCCGCCCGAGACGAGCGCTGCGCTGGAAGCACTCGAGAGCGCAGTCCAGGGTCAGCAGCCCGTGATCTTCGAGACACGCAGTGAGGAGGAATACCTCCGGGGCCAAATCCTCGCTGAGGACTTCGGACTGGACGCCTGGTACCGGGGGAACGGTCAGGAGTACCGGATCATCGACGTGCTAGGCGAGAACACGGAGCCTCTGTTTGTGCCGCTCGACTTCCCGGACGCCCCTGATGTGGACAATCCGGAGGCGGCGATGAACGCGTCGCTCGCCGAGTTGCGTCACTGGTACTTGGCCCCGACGAACGCAGGGCAGCTCGCCGATGCCGGAATCGACTTCGCGATCACATCAGACGGCCTGACCTCGGTGGGAGACTTCCTGCCGAACCTGAGGACCGCAGTAGCACGTGGACTCTCCCCTGACGACGCTCTGGCGGCCATCACGACGACGCCGGCCCGTTATCTGGGCATCGAAGGCACACACGGAACGATCGCGGCAGGCAACGTCGCCAACCTCGTGGTCGCGGAGGGTGACCTCTTCACACAGGAAGTCGATGTTCGAGACGTGTGGGTGCATGGGACCGTCTACGGCGTGACCCGTGCGGCACAAATCGATCCGCGCGGCACCTGGGTCATCCAGTCGGAAGATCAGTGGGGCTTCTCAGCTCAACTCACGCTCGAAGGGACGATGAACCGCCTGAGCGGCTACATCGATGTGGCCCCCGGGGCCAACGTGGACGAAGGCGTCCGCGTGCAAATCGCTTCCGCTAGTGTCGTCTCTGAGACGGGCAGGCTGGAAGTAACCTTCGACGGTGAGGAGCTTGGATACGAGGGCACCGCTCTACTGGCGGGCTCGGTGAGTGGCGAAGACTTCTACGGGTGGACATCACTTCCTAACGGCGCCAACCCCTCGTTCCAGGGTGAGCGAACGGCCGCCTTCGATGGCGCGGACGTCGGCACCGTCGCATCAGACGTTCCAGACATCGACCTGCCGTTCATTCGTCCGATGATGGAGTACGGCGTCAGTTCGCTTCCGGACCTACCCAGCGCAGTCATCGTGCGGAACGCGACAGTCTGGACTCAGGGTCCACAGGGTAAGATGGAGAACGCAGATGTCCTGATCCGCGACGGACTGATCGCAGAAGTCGGGATGGATCTCAACGCTCCTGGCGGCGCGGTCCAGATCGACGGAACCGGTAAGCACGTAACACCTGGAATGATCGACCCACACATCCACTCGGGTGTCAGCGCGGTCAACGAGACAGGTGCCACGATCGTGCCCGAGGTCTACATGGGTGATGTGATCACGCACAACAACATCTCGATGTACCGGCAGCTCGCCGGTGGCCTTACGACGGCAATGATCAAGCACGGTTCGGCCAACCCGATCGGTGGCGAGAACGTCATCGTGAAAATGCGATGGGGCGGTCTTCCAGAGGAACTCAAGCTGGAAGGTGCGACCCGGACGGTGAAGTTCGCGCTCGGTGAGAACCCCAAGCGTTGCTGCTTCGAGGGTCGTTACCCCGACACGCGCATGGGCACGCAGGAGATCATCCGTGACCACTTCCTAGCCGCGCGCGATTACGAGCGTGAGTGGCAGGCGTGGGAGACGAACGGCGAAGGCCTGCCACCCAGACGTGACCTCAGGATGGAAGCGATTCTGGACATCTTGGGTCAGGAGCTTTTGATCTCGTCGCACGGGTACCGTGCCGACGGGTACCTCGCGCTGATTCGTTTGGCCGAGGAATTCGGATTCCGCGTTCAGACGCTGCAGCACGCTATTGAGGCTTATAAGCTCGCACCCGAGCTGGCAGAAGCCGGTGTCGCAGCGGCGGTCTGGAGCGACTGGGGCGGCTTCAAGATGGAGGCGTACGACGCTTCGAAGTACAACGCGCGAATCCTGATGGAGGCCGGCGTGACCGTGTCGCTCCATTCGGACAACGGCCAGATCGCCAGTCGCATGAACTGGGAAGCGGGCAAGCTCCTGCGGACCGGGCTGACGGAAGAACAAGCGATGACGACGGTCACCATCAACGCTGCGAAGGTCCTGGCGATCGATGAACGGACCGGATCACTCGAGGCCGGCAAGGACGCCGACTTCGTGGTCTGGAGTGGCAATCCACTCTCGCAGTTCACGAAAGCGGAACAGACCTGGATCGACGGTCGTCGCTACTTCTCCTTGGAGGAGGACGCGGCACTTCGGGTGCAGGTCCAGAGTGAACGTCAGCAGTTGATCCAAGCAATTCTGGCCGCCGGTGGTGGCGGCAATCGCGGTACCAACGGTGGGGGGAACTGA
- a CDS encoding amidohydrolase family protein, whose translation MNRNKILGIFAAFALVTLPVAAEAQVRMTVPPQSESIALQGATIHTVTNGVIENGTIIFQNGIITAVGADIDIPAGTRVVDATGKHIYPGLIDAFSSVGLSEVGAVDMSNDVNEVGDFNPNINADVGVNAESRHIGTSRSAGVLTTLTTPGGGLISGMSSAMALEGWSWEEMSMESSAALNINWPNPNPRGRGFGGRGGFGNPDGTPPPTYEERVLQLKNYFAEARAYRDAVAAGEEVRTDARYIAMTPALNRDIPVVVSANSAAQINDAITWAKEEDVRLVIRGGDDAIHVAARLVAEEIPVILTSTMSAPNRDHEGYDVAYGRAAALYNAGVKFAISGGSGSLYTERLPYEAGVAVAFGLPEEEAVKAVTIYAAELMGLDDRIGSLETGKQATLLITTGTPIDMTSNIEQAYIQGRELDMNDIQKHFFTKYMEKVRQRMRIIS comes from the coding sequence ATGAATAGGAACAAGATTCTCGGAATATTCGCCGCGTTCGCGCTGGTGACCCTGCCCGTCGCCGCGGAGGCGCAGGTCCGAATGACGGTCCCGCCGCAGTCGGAGTCCATTGCGCTGCAGGGAGCCACGATCCACACGGTCACCAACGGAGTGATCGAGAACGGCACGATCATCTTCCAAAACGGCATCATCACCGCCGTCGGCGCTGACATCGACATCCCAGCCGGTACGCGGGTAGTCGACGCGACCGGGAAGCACATTTACCCCGGACTCATCGACGCATTTTCCAGCGTCGGTCTTTCCGAGGTGGGCGCAGTGGATATGTCGAACGACGTGAACGAAGTCGGGGACTTCAACCCGAACATCAACGCGGACGTTGGCGTGAACGCGGAGAGCCGGCATATCGGCACCTCGCGCTCAGCGGGTGTCCTCACGACACTCACCACGCCGGGCGGCGGACTCATCTCAGGAATGTCTTCGGCGATGGCGCTCGAGGGCTGGAGCTGGGAAGAGATGTCCATGGAATCCTCGGCGGCGCTCAACATCAACTGGCCGAACCCGAACCCGCGCGGACGCGGATTCGGTGGCCGCGGCGGCTTCGGGAATCCAGACGGGACCCCGCCCCCGACATACGAAGAGCGGGTGCTGCAGTTGAAGAACTACTTCGCGGAGGCGCGCGCCTATCGTGATGCCGTGGCCGCTGGCGAGGAGGTCCGTACCGACGCCCGTTATATAGCGATGACTCCGGCGTTGAACCGTGACATCCCGGTCGTCGTGTCGGCAAACAGCGCCGCACAGATCAACGACGCCATCACCTGGGCGAAGGAAGAAGACGTCAGGCTCGTGATTCGCGGTGGGGATGATGCGATCCACGTAGCCGCTCGCCTGGTGGCCGAAGAGATCCCGGTCATTCTGACGTCGACCATGAGTGCCCCGAACCGGGATCATGAGGGCTACGACGTGGCCTACGGCCGGGCCGCCGCTCTCTACAATGCTGGTGTGAAGTTCGCGATCTCCGGTGGCTCGGGATCGCTCTACACGGAGCGCCTGCCGTACGAAGCTGGCGTGGCGGTGGCATTTGGGCTCCCGGAGGAGGAGGCAGTGAAGGCGGTGACGATCTATGCGGCGGAGCTCATGGGACTCGACGATCGGATTGGATCGCTAGAAACGGGTAAGCAGGCCACGCTGCTGATCACGACGGGCACGCCCATTGATATGACCAGCAACATCGAGCAGGCCTATATCCAAGGGCGTGAGCTCGACATGAACGACATTCAGAAGCACTTCTTCACGAAGTACATGGAGAAGGTGCGCCAGAGGATGCGGATCATTTCTTAG
- a CDS encoding NTP transferase domain-containing protein: MNRSLPQVTAVVLAGQRPTGDPLARHFGKPYKALVEVGGRSMLSRVVETLLSSPSVGSVVVLCQEPDRLLVGDTADLADRARVRMVASGTRIGTSVSAIGGTATAPWPVLVTTADHALLTTEMVESFRGGAGDCGLAVGLGERATIEAVYPTTRRTWYKFSDGHYSGTNLFLLGGQDVGPALALWSDIEDRRKSAWRLLAGFGPGLLLRAITRTISAHDAVRSAGRRVGVHARAVVLSQPEAVIDVDKLLDVELSEEILARREGLA; the protein is encoded by the coding sequence GTGAATCGATCGCTGCCACAGGTAACCGCAGTCGTACTGGCGGGTCAGCGCCCTACTGGGGACCCGCTCGCGAGGCATTTCGGAAAACCATACAAGGCGCTCGTTGAAGTCGGCGGACGTTCGATGCTCTCCCGGGTCGTTGAGACGTTATTGAGTTCTCCGAGCGTGGGAAGCGTCGTCGTGCTCTGCCAAGAGCCGGACCGGCTTCTCGTCGGGGACACGGCCGATCTCGCCGATCGGGCGCGGGTCCGTATGGTGGCGAGCGGGACCAGAATCGGAACCAGCGTCAGTGCGATCGGTGGCACGGCGACGGCCCCGTGGCCCGTCCTGGTGACCACGGCTGACCATGCACTCCTGACAACCGAAATGGTCGAGAGCTTCCGCGGCGGTGCCGGCGACTGCGGCCTCGCCGTCGGACTGGGAGAACGCGCCACCATCGAAGCCGTCTACCCCACAACGCGGCGGACCTGGTACAAGTTCTCTGACGGGCACTATTCCGGAACGAATCTGTTCCTTCTTGGTGGCCAGGACGTCGGGCCGGCGCTCGCGTTGTGGTCGGATATCGAGGACCGTCGCAAGAGCGCATGGAGGCTGTTGGCCGGTTTCGGGCCGGGCCTCCTGCTGCGGGCGATCACCCGCACGATCAGCGCCCACGACGCCGTTCGGTCGGCGGGTCGGCGCGTGGGCGTCCACGCCCGCGCGGTGGTTCTTTCTCAACCCGAAGCCGTGATCGACGTGGACAAGCTTTTGGACGTGGAGCTGTCGGAAGAAATCCTGGCACGGCGTGAGGGCTTGGCATGA
- a CDS encoding TolC family protein, translating to MHFRHSQRAAMTVFALSAAVLAADASAQTLGSLPSTPWWEELRDETLTELLQTAMAENGDLDAAVARMLQADAAADRARAILLPSVSLDGQATTGPLDGLGFQFGGIPRGEGGSPTLPSLYYTGSANARARYRLSSWGSEYRTLKASRLEASASRGDEDGVALDLVGQVAQTYLDVLSAAGQVEVIARQLEVGEQLTEVSQFRYERGEATALEVLQQRQQLATLGATLPPAQVELRLAQARLETLLGRDPARTSVDFSAELPPVPMASASISSFDPLGRPDFRGAVNRSEAADERVSAAKWSVLPTVDLSANTGSQFFRSLATTTQSTWGASLTVSLPIWDGLDRSGRVREASANARAARSSLEQRRLDAQGEVVSARIQQEGQQRQLSALRDQLDASERAFEESRRRYLAGLATVLDVLNAMNGMQQAELGVIRTQRIALASWIQLRQAVGGPWTQGLRRRLLESS from the coding sequence ATGCACTTCCGACACTCACAGCGCGCGGCCATGACGGTCTTCGCGTTATCCGCAGCCGTCTTAGCGGCGGACGCAAGCGCACAGACACTAGGGTCTCTGCCCTCGACCCCCTGGTGGGAAGAACTGCGCGATGAAACGCTGACCGAGCTGCTGCAAACGGCCATGGCGGAAAACGGAGACCTCGACGCAGCAGTCGCCCGGATGCTTCAGGCCGATGCCGCCGCGGACCGCGCGAGGGCAATCTTGCTGCCTTCCGTGTCGCTCGACGGCCAGGCGACCACCGGGCCGCTCGATGGTCTGGGTTTCCAGTTTGGCGGTATTCCACGTGGAGAGGGCGGGAGTCCGACTCTGCCGTCCCTCTACTACACGGGTTCCGCGAACGCTCGCGCACGCTATCGGCTCAGCTCTTGGGGTTCGGAATACCGAACGCTTAAGGCCAGCCGACTTGAGGCGAGCGCGAGCCGCGGCGATGAAGATGGTGTGGCACTCGATCTCGTAGGCCAGGTGGCACAGACCTACCTCGACGTCCTGTCCGCGGCCGGTCAGGTCGAGGTGATCGCCCGACAGTTAGAGGTTGGGGAGCAACTCACGGAAGTCTCCCAATTCCGATACGAGCGCGGAGAAGCAACGGCACTGGAAGTCCTACAACAGAGACAGCAGCTCGCAACACTGGGCGCGACCCTCCCGCCGGCTCAAGTAGAACTCCGGTTGGCGCAGGCGCGGCTCGAAACACTACTCGGCAGAGATCCGGCGCGCACATCTGTAGACTTCTCAGCCGAACTACCGCCGGTCCCCATGGCTAGCGCCTCGATTTCGAGCTTCGACCCGCTCGGACGCCCCGATTTCCGCGGCGCCGTGAACCGGTCGGAAGCAGCCGACGAAAGGGTCTCGGCGGCGAAGTGGAGCGTGCTTCCTACGGTGGATCTCTCCGCCAACACGGGCTCACAGTTTTTCAGAAGCCTTGCGACGACCACACAATCGACGTGGGGGGCCTCACTCACCGTGTCACTTCCTATCTGGGACGGGCTGGATCGCTCGGGGCGTGTCCGTGAAGCCTCGGCCAACGCCCGTGCGGCCCGATCCTCTCTCGAGCAGCGTCGTCTGGACGCCCAGGGCGAGGTCGTATCGGCCCGAATTCAACAAGAGGGCCAGCAGCGCCAGCTGTCCGCTCTGCGCGACCAGCTCGACGCCTCCGAGCGTGCCTTCGAGGAGTCGCGGCGCCGCTACCTCGCCGGACTGGCCACGGTACTCGATGTCCTGAACGCGATGAATGGGATGCAGCAGGCTGAGCTAGGTGTGATCCGGACACAACGCATCGCGCTGGCATCCTGGATCCAACTTCGACAAGCAGTCGGCGGCCCCTGGACCCAGGGTCTGCGCCGACGCCTCCTGGAGTCGTCATGA